One genomic segment of Aquipluma nitroreducens includes these proteins:
- the pgeF gene encoding peptidoglycan editing factor PgeF produces MRKMLQGRLSIFKFESFKKYKNITHFVTTKEGWVSGNKPRFTGDSESIYAGFRKELAVSCESDVSQFVFPRQTHSDRVVVVSTENYKNTIDDTDALITNEPGLFVCVQTADCVPILLFDPQNNVVAAIHAGWKGTISKIAKKTVQQMTETFGCNPDDIVAGIGPSIHMHAYEVGPEVVSVVEANFTNSSALLKPSMNEGRAYFDLWEANQTVLMESGISEKNIELMGLCSFEQADLFYSARRDGADTGRMVSGIKLR; encoded by the coding sequence ATGAGAAAGATGCTTCAGGGACGGTTATCCATTTTTAAATTCGAAAGTTTTAAGAAGTATAAAAATATTACCCATTTTGTTACTACAAAAGAAGGTTGGGTATCGGGTAATAAGCCACGTTTTACGGGCGATTCTGAATCCATTTACGCTGGATTTCGCAAAGAATTGGCTGTTTCGTGCGAATCAGATGTTAGTCAGTTTGTTTTTCCCCGTCAAACGCATTCCGATCGGGTTGTTGTTGTTTCCACCGAAAATTATAAAAATACAATTGACGATACTGATGCGTTAATCACCAACGAACCAGGATTGTTTGTTTGTGTTCAAACGGCCGATTGTGTACCAATCTTGCTATTCGATCCGCAGAACAATGTAGTCGCAGCAATTCATGCCGGTTGGAAAGGAACAATCTCGAAAATCGCAAAGAAAACCGTTCAGCAGATGACCGAAACATTTGGATGCAATCCGGATGACATTGTTGCCGGAATCGGGCCTTCCATTCACATGCATGCTTACGAAGTTGGGCCGGAAGTGGTGTCGGTTGTTGAAGCTAATTTCACCAATTCTTCTGCATTACTCAAGCCTTCGATGAATGAAGGAAGAGCATACTTCGATCTGTGGGAGGCCAATCAAACCGTACTGATGGAATCGGGTATTTCAGAAAAAAATATTGAACTGATGGGGCTTTGTTCATTCGAACAGGCCGATTTGTTTTATTCGGCCCGCCGCGATGGAGCCGACACCGGAAGAATGGTAAGTGGAATCAAACTTCGTTGA
- the phoU gene encoding phosphate signaling complex protein PhoU produces the protein MENRIFDSELEKLEHKVVQMCSQVNQQINDALTALKEYDLKLAKKVINDDNAVDTLDVKIDRLCQKIFALQQPVASDLRYILSALKINNDLERVGDHAVSIAKRIEPLEDYRQLVADLGVENVSEITTLLFADVVELVKTHDLEYCQKIYRRSALLKEGCETIAAKILSEMMHKSEVVVVASNILIIVNLIERIASYSNNIAESITFVVEGEIVKHKKNIQ, from the coding sequence ATGGAAAACAGAATATTCGATTCGGAGCTTGAGAAGCTGGAGCACAAGGTGGTGCAAATGTGTTCTCAGGTGAATCAACAAATAAATGATGCGCTTACCGCATTGAAAGAATATGACTTGAAGCTGGCTAAAAAAGTGATCAACGATGATAATGCGGTTGATACCCTTGATGTAAAAATTGACAGGTTGTGCCAGAAGATTTTTGCCTTGCAACAACCCGTTGCATCCGACCTGCGCTATATTCTTTCGGCACTCAAAATCAACAATGATCTGGAAAGGGTTGGAGACCATGCCGTAAGCATTGCCAAGCGAATTGAACCCCTCGAAGATTACCGCCAACTGGTAGCCGACCTGGGTGTTGAGAATGTTAGCGAAATAACCACATTGCTTTTTGCCGATGTTGTGGAATTGGTTAAAACACACGATCTGGAATACTGCCAGAAAATTTATCGTCGTTCGGCTTTATTAAAAGAAGGTTGCGAAACCATCGCTGCAAAAATTCTTTCAGAAATGATGCACAAATCGGAAGTCGTGGTGGTGGCCTCCAACATTTTGATCATCGTTAACCTCATTGAGCGTATTGCCAGCTACTCCAACAACATTGCCGAGTCGATTACCTTTGTGGTTGAAGGTGAAATCGTGAAGCACAAGAAGAATATCCAGTAA
- the pstB gene encoding phosphate ABC transporter ATP-binding protein PstB: MTVEKILTENMDLYYGAKQALKKISIQIPEKKVTAFIGPSGCGKSTFLRSLNRMNDLIDGVKIEGNILIDGINIYDHNIDVVTLRKKVGMVFQKSNPFAKSIYENIAYGPRINGLKDKKQLDEIVETALKNAAIWDEVKDRLGDSALGLSGGQQQRLCIARTLAVNPEIVLMDEPASALDPLSTSKIEELIVQLKEKYTIVIVTHNMQQAARISDNTAFFYLGELIEYDKTKKLFTNPDKKQTEDYITGRFG; this comes from the coding sequence ATGACTGTTGAAAAAATACTTACCGAGAACATGGATCTTTATTACGGAGCAAAACAGGCTCTGAAAAAAATTTCCATTCAAATCCCGGAGAAAAAGGTGACTGCTTTTATTGGCCCGTCAGGATGTGGGAAATCGACATTCCTCAGAAGCTTAAACCGCATGAATGACCTGATTGACGGCGTGAAAATTGAAGGAAATATACTGATTGACGGCATAAATATTTACGACCATAACATTGACGTGGTCACCCTCCGGAAAAAGGTGGGAATGGTATTCCAGAAATCGAACCCATTTGCAAAATCGATATACGAAAACATTGCATATGGCCCGCGTATCAATGGCCTGAAGGATAAAAAGCAACTCGATGAAATTGTTGAAACAGCGCTGAAAAATGCCGCCATTTGGGACGAAGTGAAAGACCGTTTGGGCGATTCAGCCCTGGGACTATCCGGAGGACAGCAGCAAAGGCTTTGCATTGCGCGAACTTTGGCTGTTAATCCTGAAATCGTGTTGATGGACGAGCCGGCCAGTGCGCTCGATCCGTTATCAACTTCGAAAATTGAAGAGCTGATCGTTCAACTGAAAGAAAAATACACCATTGTAATCGTAACTCACAACATGCAGCAGGCTGCGCGAATCAGCGATAACACCGCTTTTTTCTATCTGGGCGAACTGATTGAATACGATAAAACCAAGAAGCTATTTACCAATCCGGATAAGAAACAAACCGAGGATTACATCACTGGAAGGTTTGGTTGA
- the pstA gene encoding phosphate ABC transporter permease PstA — MIKSFKNNIKGILIEGLTLSSALLIIAIIVVMIAVIVIGGKDQISWEFLTSFPEDGMTKGGIFPAIYGTALLVVIMSVAAVPFGTITAIYLTEYANENAIIAKVIRFAVRTLAVIPSIIYGLFGLGFFIKFVGVEMDNTFMGGQLKWGQPNILWASLTMALLTLPVVIVSVEEALKTVPKDLRAASLALGATKWQTIWKVVLPGSISGIMTGTILAVSRGAGEVAPILFTGVAYYVATLPASFSDQFMVLGYHIYVMTTQSANVDQTLPIQFGTTLVLLALTFILNISAIVLRYRIRQKKSN; from the coding sequence ATGATCAAGAGCTTCAAAAATAATATCAAAGGTATTCTGATCGAAGGGCTCACGCTTTCATCAGCCTTACTGATTATTGCCATTATCGTTGTGATGATCGCCGTAATTGTCATCGGTGGAAAAGACCAGATCTCGTGGGAATTCCTGACCAGTTTCCCTGAAGATGGAATGACCAAAGGGGGAATCTTTCCGGCGATATACGGAACAGCTTTGCTGGTTGTAATCATGTCGGTTGCCGCCGTTCCGTTCGGTACAATTACTGCCATATATCTCACCGAATATGCCAACGAAAATGCCATTATTGCAAAGGTTATTCGTTTTGCTGTGCGCACGCTGGCTGTAATTCCATCCATCATTTACGGTCTGTTCGGACTGGGCTTCTTTATCAAGTTTGTAGGCGTAGAAATGGACAATACCTTTATGGGCGGCCAGTTAAAATGGGGACAACCCAATATTCTCTGGGCCAGTTTAACCATGGCGCTACTCACTTTGCCAGTTGTCATCGTTTCGGTTGAAGAAGCCTTGAAAACGGTTCCAAAAGATTTACGTGCGGCTAGCCTGGCGTTGGGAGCTACCAAATGGCAAACCATCTGGAAAGTCGTTCTTCCGGGTTCTATTTCAGGAATTATGACCGGAACTATTTTGGCCGTTAGCCGCGGGGCTGGCGAAGTTGCTCCAATTCTTTTCACCGGGGTTGCCTATTATGTTGCAACACTTCCCGCCTCATTTAGCGACCAGTTTATGGTTTTAGGATACCACATTTATGTAATGACAACGCAATCGGCCAATGTCGATCAGACACTGCCCATACAATTTGGAACTACGTTAGTTCTTTTGGCGCTTACATTTATCCTGAATATTTCAGCCATTGTTTTACGATACCGAATCAGACAGAAAAAATCAAATTAA
- the pstC gene encoding phosphate ABC transporter permease subunit PstC: MTKKTKKGKKSTENSSGLIDITQRKFRWSDYLAEKIIKGVAYLSITIVVLIFIFVFRESLPIFKSGKAPAKIEASAEAQETYGDVTDQSNAPDVQETYGEVTDKSNAPDVQETYGEVTDQSADSNVQETYGEVTDKSSQSADSDKSYTVSAGSGFDDNRSALKSLLTKDWVPVSENPRYGIIALIIGTFKITIISILFAAPIAILAALYTASFASRRMKEIIKPTIELLAGFPSVVIGFFALMVLASFLQSMFHYDTRLNSFVGGIAMGIAAIPIIFTITEDALTAVPKTFNEASLALGASKWQTAFFVILPAATPGIFAAVLLGIGRVFGETMIALMATGNAALMGLNPFESVRTLAATIGAEMAEVVFGDTHYNVLFLIGSLLFIFTFILNAIAEFYVKGKLMKRIQGK; the protein is encoded by the coding sequence ATGACAAAAAAAACCAAAAAGGGGAAAAAATCAACGGAAAATAGTTCTGGCCTGATCGACATTACCCAACGAAAATTCAGGTGGAGCGATTATCTGGCCGAGAAAATAATCAAAGGGGTTGCTTATTTGTCAATCACGATCGTTGTCCTGATTTTCATTTTTGTATTCAGGGAATCCCTCCCAATTTTCAAGTCAGGAAAAGCGCCTGCAAAAATTGAAGCCTCGGCTGAAGCGCAGGAAACGTACGGTGATGTAACCGATCAGTCGAACGCTCCGGATGTTCAGGAAACATATGGAGAGGTGACAGATAAATCGAACGCTCCGGATGTTCAGGAGACTTACGGGGAAGTGACAGACCAATCAGCGGACAGCAACGTTCAGGAAACTTATGGTGAAGTGACCGATAAGTCATCTCAATCTGCTGATTCTGATAAAAGCTATACCGTTAGCGCCGGAAGTGGTTTCGACGACAATCGGAGCGCGCTCAAATCGTTGTTGACTAAAGACTGGGTGCCAGTTTCGGAAAATCCCCGTTATGGGATTATCGCTCTAATAATAGGAACATTTAAGATTACCATTATTTCCATTTTATTTGCCGCACCCATTGCTATTCTGGCCGCATTGTACACCGCGTCGTTTGCAAGCCGGCGGATGAAAGAAATTATAAAACCAACCATCGAACTGCTGGCCGGATTTCCGTCAGTAGTGATTGGTTTTTTTGCCTTGATGGTGCTGGCTTCTTTTCTGCAAAGTATGTTTCATTACGATACCCGCCTAAACTCGTTTGTTGGAGGTATTGCGATGGGTATTGCAGCTATCCCGATTATTTTCACCATTACCGAAGATGCGCTTACCGCCGTTCCGAAAACGTTTAACGAAGCCAGCCTGGCCTTGGGAGCCTCCAAATGGCAGACTGCATTTTTTGTCATTCTACCGGCAGCTACTCCCGGAATTTTTGCCGCGGTACTTCTTGGAATTGGCCGCGTTTTTGGCGAAACCATGATTGCCTTAATGGCAACCGGTAATGCAGCACTAATGGGTTTAAATCCGTTCGAATCGGTTCGCACACTAGCAGCCACCATTGGCGCCGAAATGGCCGAAGTGGTTTTTGGCGATACCCATTACAATGTGCTCTTTCTCATCGGATCGTTGTTGTTCATCTTCACTTTTATCCTGAATGCCATTGCTGAATTCTACGTGAAAGGAAAATTAATGAAAAGAATACAGGGAAAATGA
- a CDS encoding phosphate ABC transporter substrate-binding protein, whose product MKTLNIKKFAIIAILLGMVGFAFAPASNKIVVKGSDTLVILAQKWAEVYMKSNPNTAIQVTGGGSGVGISALINGATDIANASRKMKASEKDKLKARYNTLGVEVACAKDGITVYLNPSNKVKELTIKQLGDMFSGKITNWKQVGGADADIKLYGRENSSGTYVFFQENVVKGDYASNCQTLPGTAAVVNAVKKDPNGIGYGGAAYAEGIEICKVKKDENSPAYAANAETIKNGQYPISRYLFMYLKNKPTGELKKYIDWILSPEGQKMVVEVGYFPVK is encoded by the coding sequence ATGAAAACATTGAATATTAAAAAGTTTGCAATAATCGCCATTTTATTGGGTATGGTAGGTTTCGCTTTCGCACCTGCCAGCAATAAAATTGTAGTAAAGGGTTCTGATACCTTGGTTATTCTTGCTCAGAAATGGGCCGAAGTTTACATGAAAAGCAATCCAAACACAGCCATTCAGGTAACCGGAGGTGGTTCCGGAGTTGGAATCTCGGCTTTAATTAATGGAGCTACCGACATTGCCAATGCCAGCCGTAAAATGAAAGCATCGGAAAAAGACAAATTGAAAGCCAGATACAATACGCTTGGTGTTGAAGTCGCCTGTGCTAAAGACGGAATCACCGTTTACCTGAATCCTTCGAACAAGGTAAAAGAATTGACCATTAAACAATTGGGCGACATGTTCAGTGGCAAAATCACAAACTGGAAACAAGTTGGTGGCGCTGATGCTGACATTAAACTGTATGGTCGCGAAAACAGCTCAGGTACTTATGTTTTCTTTCAGGAAAACGTGGTGAAAGGCGATTATGCTTCAAATTGCCAGACCTTGCCAGGAACTGCTGCTGTGGTAAATGCAGTGAAGAAAGATCCAAACGGAATCGGTTACGGTGGAGCAGCTTATGCCGAAGGCATTGAAATCTGTAAAGTAAAAAAGGATGAAAACAGCCCGGCGTATGCAGCCAATGCCGAAACAATCAAAAACGGCCAGTATCCAATTAGCCGCTACTTATTTATGTATCTGAAAAACAAGCCAACTGGAGAACTCAAAAAATACATTGACTGGATTTTAAGTCCTGAAGGTCAAAAAATGGTTGTTGAAGTTGGTTATTTCCCGGTAAAATAA
- a CDS encoding porin family protein, producing the protein MRKSLIALLLLSLWFFNANAQEATVNEKLTEVNDKVEGLIERLANDEADLSKLTKIKVSGYMQAQYQHFESLNAQPTNYLSLRRARLKFTYQAADGVKFLLQPDFLPGSVSLREAYVVLNDRWTKSFSLWMGKFNRPNYEVEYSSGQLENLERSLIIRTLYPGEYALGAKLEYNPENTPVHVQLALLNGNDGLTIANNAGTNLNSNENKDFDNYKDVMIRATYNLSLGSFGGLDFGASGYFGSLKSNALKTLSSDYTTIKDINVGDAVQRNWFGGEFQLFADVLGGMSLKGEYLAGKNASIGYSPVAASGTTAAIPGVANFQNNFSGYYLYWIKNLGNKNQFSFRYDYYDPNTDITGKDVTIAKYTSADATTLKNRVSGKSDLATTTFGFALHHYFDDNIRISLNYDIVNNEKVSAAGLLTENYTKADGTVVKNGLDYSKNVNNNVLTFRIQAKF; encoded by the coding sequence ATGAGAAAAAGTTTGATTGCTTTATTGCTCTTATCTCTATGGTTTTTTAATGCAAATGCTCAGGAAGCAACTGTCAACGAAAAGCTAACTGAAGTAAATGACAAAGTAGAAGGATTGATTGAACGGCTCGCAAATGATGAAGCTGATCTATCGAAACTTACCAAGATTAAAGTTTCAGGTTATATGCAGGCACAGTATCAACATTTTGAAAGTCTGAACGCTCAGCCTACAAATTATCTTTCTCTACGACGTGCCAGATTAAAATTCACTTATCAGGCAGCCGACGGAGTGAAATTTCTGTTGCAACCTGATTTTTTACCAGGCTCAGTTTCTTTACGCGAGGCCTATGTTGTTTTAAACGACCGCTGGACTAAATCGTTTAGCCTGTGGATGGGTAAATTTAATCGCCCGAACTACGAAGTTGAGTACTCATCGGGTCAGCTTGAAAACCTTGAACGTTCATTAATCATTCGCACTTTATATCCAGGCGAATACGCACTTGGAGCTAAACTCGAATATAATCCTGAAAATACCCCGGTTCATGTGCAACTGGCTTTGCTGAATGGTAATGATGGGTTAACCATTGCCAACAACGCAGGAACAAACCTGAACAGCAATGAGAACAAAGATTTTGATAACTATAAGGACGTCATGATTCGCGCTACTTACAACTTAAGTTTAGGAAGTTTCGGCGGACTTGATTTTGGTGCCAGCGGCTACTTCGGATCATTAAAATCGAATGCCCTGAAGACTTTAAGCAGCGACTATACTACCATTAAAGATATTAATGTTGGCGATGCCGTTCAAAGGAATTGGTTTGGTGGCGAGTTCCAGTTGTTTGCTGACGTTTTAGGTGGAATGTCGTTGAAAGGCGAATACCTTGCCGGAAAAAATGCTTCAATTGGTTATTCTCCGGTTGCTGCATCAGGAACAACAGCCGCTATTCCGGGAGTTGCCAATTTTCAGAATAATTTCTCCGGATATTACCTCTACTGGATTAAGAATCTGGGTAATAAAAACCAGTTTTCGTTCCGTTACGACTACTACGATCCGAATACCGACATTACCGGTAAGGATGTTACCATTGCAAAATACACTTCGGCTGATGCTACTACTTTAAAAAACAGGGTAAGTGGTAAAAGCGACCTGGCTACTACAACTTTCGGTTTTGCATTACATCACTATTTCGACGACAACATCCGCATTTCGTTAAACTACGACATTGTAAATAATGAAAAAGTGAGCGCTGCCGGACTACTGACCGAAAACTATACCAAAGCTGATGGAACTGTTGTAAAAAACGGACTCGACTACAGCAAGAATGTTAACAACAACGTTTTGACGTTTAGAATTCAGGCTAAATTTTAA
- a CDS encoding 2-aminoethylphosphonate--pyruvate transaminase, with product MDNKLFTPGPLNTKQSVKEAMLHDMGSRDKEFLEVVKEIRNELLNIAGVSPEDGYDTVLMQGSGTFGVESVVSTVIPSFGHLLILTNGAYGDRMKQMANVYGIRTTTLKYKENVVPSVDDAEEILLDDETITHIALVHCETTTGIFNNIEGIGLLAKKFSKIFIVDAMSSFGAVPIDLKALDIDFLISSSNKCIEGVPGFSFVIAKSESLERCAGQARTVSLDLYSQWIDMKKSNQFRFTPPIQSILAFRKAIDELKTEGGVAKRSERYQKNYRRLMKGTEALGLKTYLDKKDQGYIITSFLFPDHADFDFTQFYESLHQRRQVIYQGKLSDTNCFRIGNIGQLFLEDIEKLLLAIADVLNEMGIQTTDLLGE from the coding sequence ATGGACAATAAATTATTTACCCCAGGGCCACTAAATACAAAACAATCAGTAAAAGAAGCCATGCTTCACGACATGGGTTCGCGCGACAAAGAGTTTCTGGAAGTGGTAAAGGAAATACGAAATGAATTGCTGAACATTGCCGGGGTATCCCCGGAAGATGGATACGATACTGTGCTGATGCAGGGTTCAGGAACTTTCGGGGTTGAATCGGTTGTTTCGACCGTCATTCCCAGTTTTGGGCATTTACTGATTCTAACCAATGGCGCTTATGGCGACCGTATGAAGCAAATGGCCAATGTTTATGGAATCCGGACAACGACTTTAAAATACAAAGAAAATGTAGTCCCTTCGGTTGATGATGCCGAAGAAATTCTGCTCGACGATGAAACGATAACGCACATCGCCCTTGTTCATTGCGAAACCACAACCGGCATTTTTAACAACATTGAAGGAATCGGCCTACTGGCAAAAAAATTCAGCAAAATATTTATAGTGGATGCCATGAGCAGCTTTGGCGCTGTACCAATCGACCTAAAGGCACTGGACATTGATTTCCTGATTTCTTCGTCAAACAAATGTATCGAAGGGGTTCCAGGGTTTTCGTTTGTGATTGCAAAATCAGAATCGCTCGAAAGATGCGCAGGACAAGCCAGAACCGTTTCTCTCGATTTATACAGCCAGTGGATCGATATGAAAAAGAGCAACCAGTTTCGTTTCACTCCGCCCATCCAATCCATTTTAGCCTTTCGTAAAGCTATTGATGAACTCAAAACTGAAGGCGGAGTTGCAAAACGATCTGAACGTTACCAGAAAAACTATCGCCGATTGATGAAGGGAACCGAAGCCCTCGGATTAAAAACGTACCTGGATAAAAAAGATCAGGGATATATCATCACGTCATTTCTATTTCCCGACCATGCGGATTTCGATTTTACGCAATTCTACGAAAGCCTGCATCAGCGCAGACAAGTGATTTACCAGGGAAAATTGAGCGATACCAACTGCTTCAGGATTGGAAATATTGGTCAACTGTTTTTGGAAGACATTGAGAAACTATTGCTGGCAATAGCAGACGTTCTGAACGAAATGGGAATTCAGACGACCGATTTGCTTGGCGAATAA